The genomic DNA GGCGCCCTGACGGTCGCGGTCGCGGTGATCCCCTATCTGGTGGACGGTCGCGTCGACCCGGTGGCCGTTTCTATGCTGCCGGTGGTTCTGGTGCTGTACGCACTGGCCGTACGCCTGTTCGCCCAGCGCCGGGAGACGCCGGGATTCGCGGCGGGTCTGGCGGCGGCGGCCGTGCTGTACGCGGGCACCTACGGTGCGGTCCTGCCGGGCATCGACGGCGTGTGGATCAGCCGGCAGGCCGCACGGACGGTCGCGGCGGCGCGGCCGTGCACCGACAGCGTGGTCGCCTCCGCCGGCTATTCGGAGCCGAGCCTCGTCTTCCTGCTGGGGACCGGCACGCGCCTGACCCACGGGACGGGTGCCGCTGCCCATCTGGTTGAAAACCCGTCCTGTGGGCTGGCCCTGGTGACCGACCGGGAGGAGGCGGAGTTCCGCGCCGCTCTGAAAGGGACGGAGCCGGTGCCACTCGGCCGTTTCACAGGCTTCAACTACAACACCGGCAAGAGGCTGACCTTGACGCTTTACGGCGCGGCACGACCCTGAACGAACCGGAATGGGGTGTCCTCCAGATAGAGGGTGCCGGATGGAGGCTGCGGGCTGAGTAACCCGCCTCCTCCCTGGACATGAGCGGCCGCATCCGGCGGAATCGGACTTCCACACGCAAAAGGATGGAAGGCCGCCGTGTCATGCTTCGAACGATGACTGTAGCGACCCTCGCGGTGCTGGCCTTTGCCGCACCCGCCGAAGCGCAAAGGCAGGAATACCCCTCCTGGGTCTATGAGGAGATGGTCCCGACCGGCCCCCACATGCGCCGCATGGAGGAAGCCCAGCCAATTCCCGGCCCGCGGCCGTCCCATTGGGGTGCCATGGGCAATGGCGAGCAGTTCCGCGCCGGCTCCCGTGGCTACGGCACCGATCCGGCCCGCGCCACCCCCTCCTACTCCCGAACCAATTCGCTGACGCCGCCGGTCCGCGACGGGCGCGGTGCGGCGACAGCGGTTCGGCGTGGCGGTGGCGGCGACAACGTGCCGGGCACCCCGCGCGAGGTGACCCTCAATCCGGAGTACAATTTCGAGCGATGACCGCGGCCTCCTCCGGCCGCCACAGCCAAGCCGCCCCGCGGACTCCGCTCGAATCGCCGTGGACGGCGCGGCGGACCGGCGTGTCCAGGCTGTCCGTGAAGGTCCAGCGGGCAATGACCGGGGGAAGGGCGGCGTAGAGGACGTCCAGGTTGGACAACCCGCCGCCCAGCACGATCACGTCCGGGTCCAGGACATTGATGATGCTCGCCAGCCCGCGCCCCAACCGGCCCACCAGCCGGTCGAGGGTGGCGCGGGCCTTGGCGTCGCCGCGCTCCGCCAGGGCTGCGATGGACTCCGCGGTCAGGTCCGTTCCGGTGGCCCGGCGGTGATCGGCGGCGACGGCGGGGCCGGACACGAAGGTTTCCAGGCAGCCGGATTTGCCGCAGTAGCAGGGCGGTCCGGGCCACTCCGCGTCGGTGGGCCAGGGCAGGGGGTTGTGCCCCCATTCGCCGCCGATGGCGTTGCGGCCACCCAGCGGACGGCCGTCCACAACGATTCCCGCTCCGCAGCCGGTGCCGAGGATCGCCGCGAAGACAACGCCGCAGCCGGCTCCAGCGCCATCCGCCGCCTCCGACACGGCCAGACAGTTGGCGTCGTTCTCGATCCGCACCCGCCGCTTTAGCGCCGCGGCCAGATCGCGGTCGAATGGCTTTCCGATCAGCCACGTCGAGTTGGCGTTCTTTACCAGCCCGGTCGCCGGG from Azospirillum brasilense includes the following:
- a CDS encoding ROK family protein, yielding MKRTEVPPSLIRIGIDLGGTKTEGIALGAAGEERARFRVTTPRGDYDATVRTIADLVARLESATGAAGSTVGIGIPGAISPATGLVKNANSTWLIGKPFDRDLAAALKRRVRIENDANCLAVSEAADGAGAGCGVVFAAILGTGCGAGIVVDGRPLGGRNAIGGEWGHNPLPWPTDAEWPGPPCYCGKSGCLETFVSGPAVAADHRRATGTDLTAESIAALAERGDAKARATLDRLVGRLGRGLASIINVLDPDVIVLGGGLSNLDVLYAALPPVIARWTFTDSLDTPVRRAVHGDSSGVRGAAWLWRPEEAAVIARNCTPD